A window from Myripristis murdjan chromosome 11, fMyrMur1.1, whole genome shotgun sequence encodes these proteins:
- the LOC115368037 gene encoding phosphatidylinositol 4-phosphate 5-kinase type-1 alpha-like isoform X2: MATGVAATGAVGPAKNSAGTRKIALSEGVGASSAQPMKKTIGHRGIDPTGETTYKKTTSSALKGAIQLGITHTVGSLSQKPERDVLMQDFEVVESIFFPSEGSNLTPGHHYSDFLFKTYAPMAFRYFREMFGIRPDDYLYSLCNEPLIELSNSGASGSLFYVSSDDEFIIKTLQHKEAEFLQKLLPGYFMNLNQNKRTLLPKFYGLYNVQAQGKNIRIVVMNNLLPSAVRMHLKYDLKGSTYKRRASAKEREKTLPTYKDLDFMQDMPDGLQLEADKYSALSKTIQRDCLLLQSFKIMDYSLLVGIHNVDQACREAAREEAAAGPLDQRRPQGQKSLYSTAIEAIQGEARGKGPLNTEDQMGGIPARNAKGERLLVYIGIIDILQSYRLAKKLEHSWKALVHDGDTVSVHRPGFYAERFQRFMNNVVFRKISLKASPSKKGRGLGHVAVRKANMGGSGPFLQTQTSSSSSHQFLAQRSISTETKTDTEQDNVMQPGRPDLLPKTSAHDNMTGNSAETTFSTILATSGPVPANLPTALSLDSSKSVGVEVPTSSSSEQEASITKKVELGTLEDSIGAEDVISLSDIVPHTSKCSV; the protein is encoded by the exons ATGGCCACCGGGGTCGCAGCCACGGGGGCGGTGGGACCAGCCAAAA ATTCAGCTGGAACTCGGAAAATTGCATTGTCAGAG GGTGTAGGTGCCAGTTCAGCTCAGCCCATGAAAAAAACTATTGGCCATCGGGGAATTGATCCCACTGGGGAAACAACATACAAGAAG ACAACGTCTTCGGCCCTGAAAGGTGCCATCCAGTTAGGCATCACCCACACGGTGGGCAGCCTAAGCCAGAAACCTGAGAGAGATGTGCTAATGCAGGACTTTGAAGTGGTTGAAAGCATCTTCTTCCCCAG TGAGGGCAGTAACCTGACACCAGGCCACCACTATAGTGACTTTTTGTTCAAGACTTATGCACCAATGGCCTTTCGCTACTTCAGGGAGATGTTTGGCATCCGGCCTGATGACTACCTG TATTCTCTTTGTAATGAGCCACTGATAGAGCTGTCAAACTCTGGGGCCAGTGGATCTCTCTTCTACGTCTCCAGCGATGATGAGTTCATCATTAAGACATTGCAGCACAAAGAGGCAGAATTTTTGCAGAAATTACTGCCTGGTTACTTCATG AATCTGAACCAGAACAAGCGGACCTTATTACCAAAGTTTTATGGACTCTACAATGTCCAGGCCCAGGGCAAGAACATTCGTATTGTAGTCATGAACAATCTGCTCCCATCTGCGGTACGAATGCACCTTAAGTATGACCTAAAGGGCTCCACCTATAAGCGACGGGCCTCAgccaaggagagggagaagaccCTTCCTACATACAAGGACCTGGACTTCATGCAGGACATGCCTGATGgcctgcagctggaggctgaCAAGTACAGCGCCCTGAGCAAGACCATACAAAGAGACTGCCTG CTGCTGCAAAGCTTTAAGATCATGGACTACAGTCTTTTGGTCGGGATCCACAATGTAGACCAGGCCTGTCGAGAGGCGGCCAGGGAAGAGGCAGCGGCAGGCCCTCTGGACCAAAGGAGACCACAAGGCCAGAAGTCCTTGTACAGCACCGCCATTGAGGCCATTCAAGGAGAGGCAAGGGGCAAAGGACCCCTGAATACAGAAGACCA AATGGGAGGAATCCCTGCACGAAACGCTAAAGGCGAGAGGCTTCTGGTATACATTGGCATCATTGACATTCTTCAGTCCTATAG ATTGGCCAAGAAGCTTGAACACTCCTGGAAAGCTTTGGTCCATGATGGA GATACTGTATCAGTACACAGACCGGGGTTCTACGCAGAACGGTTTCAGAGGTTCATGAACAATGTAGTCTTCAGGAAGATCTCAC TGAAGGCGTCCCCATCCAAGAAAGGCCGCGGGCTGGGCCATGTCGCTGTGAGAAAGGCCAACATGGGAGGCTCCGGGCCTTTTCTACAgactcagaccagcagcagcagcagccaccagtTTTTAGCCCAGCGATCCATCAGCACTGAGACCAAAACAGACACGGAACAGGACAACG TCATGCAGCCAGGTCGCCCTGACCTACTCCCAAAGACCTCAGCGCATGACAACATGACTGGTAACTCTGCCGAAACCACTTTCTCCACCATTTTGGCAACTTCTGGGCCAGTTCCTGCAAATCTGCCCACTGCTTTATCTCTCGACTCCTCCAAGTCAGTGGGAGTGGAAGTGCCCACGTCATCCAGCTCAGAGCAGGAGGCCAGCATCACCAAAAA AGTCGAGCTTGGGACTCTGGAAGACAGTATCGGTGCTGAGGATGTAATCTCGCTCAGCGACATCGTTCCTCACACAAGCAAATGCTCT GTGTAA
- the LOC115368037 gene encoding phosphatidylinositol 4-phosphate 5-kinase type-1 alpha-like isoform X1, with protein MVIAYLSNPSPCYHKDLQSQFWRRLSLSQRDSAGTRKIALSEGVGASSAQPMKKTIGHRGIDPTGETTYKKTTSSALKGAIQLGITHTVGSLSQKPERDVLMQDFEVVESIFFPSEGSNLTPGHHYSDFLFKTYAPMAFRYFREMFGIRPDDYLYSLCNEPLIELSNSGASGSLFYVSSDDEFIIKTLQHKEAEFLQKLLPGYFMNLNQNKRTLLPKFYGLYNVQAQGKNIRIVVMNNLLPSAVRMHLKYDLKGSTYKRRASAKEREKTLPTYKDLDFMQDMPDGLQLEADKYSALSKTIQRDCLLLQSFKIMDYSLLVGIHNVDQACREAAREEAAAGPLDQRRPQGQKSLYSTAIEAIQGEARGKGPLNTEDQMGGIPARNAKGERLLVYIGIIDILQSYRLAKKLEHSWKALVHDGDTVSVHRPGFYAERFQRFMNNVVFRKISLKASPSKKGRGLGHVAVRKANMGGSGPFLQTQTSSSSSHQFLAQRSISTETKTDTEQDNVMQPGRPDLLPKTSAHDNMTGNSAETTFSTILATSGPVPANLPTALSLDSSKSVGVEVPTSSSSEQEASITKKVELGTLEDSIGAEDVISLSDIVPHTSKCSV; from the exons ATGGTAATAGCATATTTATCTAATCCCTCCCCATGCTACCATAAAGACCTGCAGAGTCAGTTCTGGAgaaggctctctctctcccaaagAG ATTCAGCTGGAACTCGGAAAATTGCATTGTCAGAG GGTGTAGGTGCCAGTTCAGCTCAGCCCATGAAAAAAACTATTGGCCATCGGGGAATTGATCCCACTGGGGAAACAACATACAAGAAG ACAACGTCTTCGGCCCTGAAAGGTGCCATCCAGTTAGGCATCACCCACACGGTGGGCAGCCTAAGCCAGAAACCTGAGAGAGATGTGCTAATGCAGGACTTTGAAGTGGTTGAAAGCATCTTCTTCCCCAG TGAGGGCAGTAACCTGACACCAGGCCACCACTATAGTGACTTTTTGTTCAAGACTTATGCACCAATGGCCTTTCGCTACTTCAGGGAGATGTTTGGCATCCGGCCTGATGACTACCTG TATTCTCTTTGTAATGAGCCACTGATAGAGCTGTCAAACTCTGGGGCCAGTGGATCTCTCTTCTACGTCTCCAGCGATGATGAGTTCATCATTAAGACATTGCAGCACAAAGAGGCAGAATTTTTGCAGAAATTACTGCCTGGTTACTTCATG AATCTGAACCAGAACAAGCGGACCTTATTACCAAAGTTTTATGGACTCTACAATGTCCAGGCCCAGGGCAAGAACATTCGTATTGTAGTCATGAACAATCTGCTCCCATCTGCGGTACGAATGCACCTTAAGTATGACCTAAAGGGCTCCACCTATAAGCGACGGGCCTCAgccaaggagagggagaagaccCTTCCTACATACAAGGACCTGGACTTCATGCAGGACATGCCTGATGgcctgcagctggaggctgaCAAGTACAGCGCCCTGAGCAAGACCATACAAAGAGACTGCCTG CTGCTGCAAAGCTTTAAGATCATGGACTACAGTCTTTTGGTCGGGATCCACAATGTAGACCAGGCCTGTCGAGAGGCGGCCAGGGAAGAGGCAGCGGCAGGCCCTCTGGACCAAAGGAGACCACAAGGCCAGAAGTCCTTGTACAGCACCGCCATTGAGGCCATTCAAGGAGAGGCAAGGGGCAAAGGACCCCTGAATACAGAAGACCA AATGGGAGGAATCCCTGCACGAAACGCTAAAGGCGAGAGGCTTCTGGTATACATTGGCATCATTGACATTCTTCAGTCCTATAG ATTGGCCAAGAAGCTTGAACACTCCTGGAAAGCTTTGGTCCATGATGGA GATACTGTATCAGTACACAGACCGGGGTTCTACGCAGAACGGTTTCAGAGGTTCATGAACAATGTAGTCTTCAGGAAGATCTCAC TGAAGGCGTCCCCATCCAAGAAAGGCCGCGGGCTGGGCCATGTCGCTGTGAGAAAGGCCAACATGGGAGGCTCCGGGCCTTTTCTACAgactcagaccagcagcagcagcagccaccagtTTTTAGCCCAGCGATCCATCAGCACTGAGACCAAAACAGACACGGAACAGGACAACG TCATGCAGCCAGGTCGCCCTGACCTACTCCCAAAGACCTCAGCGCATGACAACATGACTGGTAACTCTGCCGAAACCACTTTCTCCACCATTTTGGCAACTTCTGGGCCAGTTCCTGCAAATCTGCCCACTGCTTTATCTCTCGACTCCTCCAAGTCAGTGGGAGTGGAAGTGCCCACGTCATCCAGCTCAGAGCAGGAGGCCAGCATCACCAAAAA AGTCGAGCTTGGGACTCTGGAAGACAGTATCGGTGCTGAGGATGTAATCTCGCTCAGCGACATCGTTCCTCACACAAGCAAATGCTCT GTGTAA
- the ecm1a gene encoding extracellular matrix protein 1: MILTAGITGFWILSLLTLDGAELGVGQRNSLNEPDVPFPPACPTAENLAAICHHGHGRPRYPPSFFPKSGASHFRRCGNAINRLESWYSVCCSGQVAQQSSHILCCAQQAWRQALSQFCVDEYATMTVPYECCEDRGEARWTCFNTDVPNPFYTPTLGYTAPSLPQEPGFTFNLNAC; this comes from the exons ATGATTCTGACAGCAGGCATCACAGGTTTTTGGATACTTTCCCTACTGACTCTTGATGGTGCAGAACTTGGAG TGGGCCAAAGAAACTCCCTCAACGAGCCCGACGTCCCGTTCCCCCCTGCATGCCCCACTGCTGAGAATCTTGCTGCCATATGCCACCATGGCCATGGTCGTCCTAGATACCCACCCAGCTTCTTCCCCAAATCTGGTGCCAGTCACTTCCGCCGCTGTGGAAATGCCATCAACCGTTTGGAGTCATGGTACAGCGTGTGCTGCAGCGGACAAGTTGCTCAACAAAGCAGCCACATCCTCTGCTGTGCCCAGCAAGCG tggcGACAAGCCCTCTCTCAATTCTGTGTGGACGAATATGCCACCATGACTGTGCCTTATGAGTGCTGTGAGGACAGGGGAGAAGCAAGATGGACATGCTTCAACACTGACGTCCCAAACCCCTTTTACACCCCAACACTGGGCTACACAGCTCCTTCACTCCCCCAGGAGCCAGGATTTACCTTCAACCTAAATGCATGCTAA